The genomic stretch GGACCGGCCGTCCGCCGAAGATCTGTTTCCCCTTGTCTATGACGAGCTGCGTCGTCTGGCGAGACGCTACATGTCCTGGGAGAGGTCCGGTCACACCCTGCAGCCCACGGCCCTGGTTCACGAGGCGTATCTCAAGCTCGTTGATCAGACCCGGGTCGACTGGAAGGGGAGGACGCACTTTTTCGGTGTCGGGGCGCGGGTCATGCGACGGCTGCTCGTGGATCATGCAAGGCAGCGACTCGCCCTCAAGCGAGGTGCTGGATGGGCCAACGTCACCCTTACCGAGGTCCCAGAAAGGCTCAGGGGAGGAGATGTCGGCCCGGAGCAGATCCTGGATCTCGATCGGGCTCTGGACCGGCTTGCTGCGCTCGACGAGCGGGAAGCCAGTGTCGTCACCCTGCGTTTCTTCGCGGGCTTAACAGTTGGGGAGGTGGCTCAAGCGTTGGGCGTGTCGAAACGCACGGTGGAAAACGATTGGCGTCATGCGCAGGCCTGGCTCCGTCTCGAGCTCGTGCGGGGAGGGGAAGAGTCGTGAGGGCCTCCAGAGGTTTCGCTCGCGTCAAGAGACTGTTCCTGGAGGCGTCGGAGCGCGAGCCGGAGAACCGGTCGCAGTACCTTGATGAAGCCTGCGCCGGCGAGCCGGACCTCCGCCGCGAGGTCGAGGCACTGCTGTCTTTCGACCGGCAGCCGCAGCCTCAGGAACTACAACGGGACCTTTCCAGTGAGGTGGGTCCGTACCGGCTGCTGCACAAGATCGGTGAGGGGGGAATGGGCGAGGTGTGGGCTGCGGAGCAGGAGCGCCCGGTTAGGCGGCGCGCCGCGGTCAAGCTCATCAAGTGGGGAATGGACACCAGGGAGGTTCTGGCCCGCTTCGAGTCCGAGCGCCAGGCGCTGGCGCTCATGAACCATCCCAACATTGCTGCAGCCTACGAAGCGGGCGCCACTGTCGAAGGCCGCCCGTTCTTTGCCATGGAATTCGTCGAGGGAGTGCCGCTCAATGAGTACTGCGACGCAAGGCGGCTGAGTATCCGCGACCGGCTGGAGCTTTTCGTCAAGGTGTGCGACGGCTTGCAACACGCCCACCAGAAGGGTGTCATCCACCGCGACATCAAGCCGTCGAACATCCTGGTGGCGATCGAAGAAGGGCTGCCGGTACCCAAGATCATCGACTTCGGGGTCGCCAAGGCGACCTCTCAACGGCTTACCGAACGCACCCTCTTCACCGAGCTCGGACAGTGGATCGGAACCCCCGAGTACATGAGCCCCGAGCAGGCGGAGATCACGAGCATCGACATTGACACCAGATCGGACGTCTACTCGTTGGGCGCGGTGTTGTATGAGCTCCTCGCCGGCGGGCAGGCCTTGGACGCGGCGGAGCTGCGTAGCGCCGGGTTCGATGAGATGCGTCGCCACATCCGCGAGATCGAGCCTCCCCGGCCCAGCACTCGCGTCTCTAGCTTCGGCAATGTCTCGCGAGAGGTGGCGCAGCGTCGCGATACCGACAGCCGCGGTCTGATTCGAACCTTGCGTGGAGACCTCGACTGGATCGTGATGAAGGCGATGGAGAAAGACCGCACGCGGCGCTACGGCTCGCCATCCGAGCTGGCGGCCGACATCGGGCGCTACCTGCGCAGTGAGCTGGTCGAGGCGAGTCCTCCGGGCACGGTCTATCGCATGCGCAAGTTCATCGCGCGGCATCGTGCCGGGGTCGCAGCAGGTGCGTTCATCGTCGTGACCCTGTTGGCGGGAGTGATCGGTACGGCGCTCGGGCTGCTCCGCGCTCAGCGCGAGGCCGAGGCTTCCCGCAAGGTCGCCGAGTTGCTGGCGGGAATGTTTTCCGACATCGATCCGGCGGGGCAGATGGGAGGGTTCGGGTCGCCGATTCTGATGCTCGACCGGGGAGCCGAGCGGATCGGGCGGGAGCTCACCGACGAACCCGTCGTCCAAGCTCGACTTCTCCAGATCCTCGGCGATGGCTATCGCAACATGGGCCGCTTCCAGAGGTCCCGCGAGGCCCTCGAAGCTTCCCTGCGGCTGCGAGAGACGCACTTGGAGCCCTCCGTCCCGGAGCTCGGCGCCAGTCTGCTGTCGTTGGGACTGCTGGAGTACTGGGACGGCAACTACTCCAAAGCAGCGGCGCTTCTCGAACGTTCCGCAGCCGTCTATCAGGCATCGCTCGGCGGGGACGACGTGGCCGTAGCCGTGGCCCGGGGGTTCGTCGGCCTGCCGCATTGGCGGCTCGGTGACTACGAGGCGGCGCGCCACGCCTTCGAACAGTCCCTGAATATCTATCGCACGATGGAGCCGGAAGTGAGTCCTTGGATCGCCATGACTCTGCACTCCTACGGCATCCTGTTGATGGATCTCAAGGACTACGAGGCGGCGCGCCCTATGCTCGAAAGAGCCATCGAGATTCATCAACGGGCGCTCGGCCCCGACCACACCACGGTCGGTATGATGACCGTGAGTCTGGGTCGAAGCTATCTCGAGAACCTCCGCTACGACGAGGCACGACCGCTTTTCGAGCGCGGGCTCGCCATCCAGGAGCGTTCTCTCGGTCGCGATCACCCCTGGCTGGCGTCGCCGCTTACCATGCTGGCCACCGTTGACCGCCGAGACGGGGAGCTCGAGGAGGCGCGAACCAAGTGCGAAAGGGCCCTGGGCATCATCGAGCGCTTTCAGGGGCCCGAGCACCCGGACCTCGTATGGGCGCTGGTTCCCTACGCGAGGATCCTTGAAAACGCCGGAGAATTCGCTGCGTCCCGCGAGGTCCTGGACAGGGCCGTGCGGATCGCGGAGACCTCGCACGGCAAGGTCCATCTGGACACGGCCCGCGCCGTCGAGGGGCTCGGCTTCCACTACTACCGTCTGAGGGAGTACCGAGAGGCTTTACGTCATTACCGGCGGGCCTTCTCGATTCGCGAACAGGTCTTCGGCCCGCGGCATCCGGCTCTCGCCTGGAACCTCTACGATCAGGCTTGTATCCTCGCACTCTCCGACGATCGGCCGGCTGCTCTCGATTCGCTGCGCCGGGCCGTTGACACGGGGTGGGCGAATCCGCGGCTCTTCGAGGATGGCGATCTCGATTCCCTGCGAGACGACCCCGAGTTCGCGGCTATCGCCGACGAAGTTCGCTCGCGACTGGGCCGCGTCGAGCGCTAGACGAATTGCGGAAAGGGCAACACGTCGGCCTCGACTTCGCTCTGCGCGGCGCCGTCCGCCGCGAGTCGGGCACTGAGCTGCGCCGAGGTCATCGGCCTTGAAAAGAGATGCCCCTGTCCGAAGTCGCAGCGTTCGTCCCTGAGAGCCGCCAGCTGAGCCTGGGTCTCGACCGCTTCAGCTACGATTCCGAGGTTGAGCTTCTTGCCGAGGGCAATCACGGCCTTGACCAGCGGCGGACAGCCATCGTCTTCATCGGAGGCCTGGATATGCCGTCCGTCGACCTTGAGCTTGCTGAAGGGCAAGTGGGTCAGGTCCTCGATCGAGAACGGGCTCGTGCCGAAGTCGTCGACGCATAGGCCGACGCCCAGAGAGTCCAATCCTCGAGTCAGCCTCTCGAGGTCGTTTTCGAAGCGCAAGAGCATTCGCTGGTTGAGCTCGAACTCGAGCAGGCGAGGTGGCAGCTGGGTTTCCCGCAGCACTCGCTCTACCGCCTTCGGGAACTCTCGTAAGCGGAACTGGACATAGGATAGGTTGACTGAAACGGGGATCTCGACTCCCGACGTCTCCATCCAGGACCGGGCTTCGGTACAAGCTTGCCGCAAGACCCATTCCCCGATTCGGATGATCTCGCCGTTGTCTTCGGCGATCGGAATGAAGGAGCTCGGCGGCACCAGGCCGCGCTTGGGATGGCTCCAACGCACGAGGGCTTCGACGGCCACGATCATTCTGTTGGTCAGACTGAACTGGGGCTGGTAGACGAGGTGCATCTCGTCCCGATCGATGGCTTTCTCGAGGTCGCGACCGAGCTGCAGTTTCAGTTGCACCTGTCGATCCATCTCGTTCGCGTGGAAGTGAAAGCAGTTGCCACCCTCTCCTTTCGCCTTGTAGAGGGCCAGGTCCGCCTGCCGGTAGAAGTTCTTCGGACTGGAGTCACCCGGCGGGTAGACGGCAATGCCGATGCTGGCCGTGACGCGCACCGTTCGGGAGCCAAGGCTCACAGGTTTGGCAATCTCATCGCCGAGTCGTTGAGCCAGCGTGGCGACTCCGTCGAGGGTCTTGAACTCACTGTGAATCAGGGCGAACTCGTCTCCACCAAGTCTCGCGAGCGAGTCGACCTGCCTCACCATGGCCTTCAGCCGGCGGGCGAGCGTGCTCAGTAGCTCGTCGCCCGCCGAGTGTCCGTGAGAGTCATTGACCTCCTTGAACTGATCCAGGTCGAGGACCAGGAGAGCCACCTGATGGCCGAACCGTTGCGCACGGGCCAGAGTCGTTTCCAGCGCCCTCTCAAAGGAATAGCGGTTGAGCAGGTCGGTCAGGAAGTCGACGTGGGCCATCCGGAAGATCTCTTCCTCGGTTGCCGCAGCGAGGGCTGACGGCGCGGTCGAAAAGGGACCTTCTGTCCCGTCCGAGGACGGGACATCTTCGGCCGGTCTCTGTGCGGCGGCATCGGCCTGAGCTCGCAGGAGGGGCTCGATTTCTCGGGGCGGCAGAGGGTGGTAGTATAGAAAGCCCTGTAACTCGTCGCACTGCAGAGTCCGCAGAGTCTCCGCCTGCGCTTTCGTCTCGACTCCTTCACCCACGACCCGCAGTTCCAGCTCATGGGACATGGCGATGATCGCTCGGATGATCGCTTCCGTCGCGGGGTCCTCGCCGATTCGTGACACAAACGACTGGTCGATTTTGAGCACGTCCAGGGGGAAGCTCTGGAGATAGGCGAGAGTGGTCTGCCCGGTGCCGAAGTCGTCGATAGCCAGGGTAAGGCCCAGAGCTTCGAGTCGGCGCAGTTTTTCCAGGGTCAGAGGGTCGTTGCGGAAAACACCTCGTTCGCTCAGCTCGAGCTCGAGATACTCAGGCTCAATGCCGGTCTCCCGGAGAATGGTCTCCATCTTCTCCACGCACAGGGCTTCCTCGATCTGCGCGCGAGCTACGTTCACGGCCATGCGCAGCGGCGGCAACCCACGACCGACCCAGGCGGCGAGCTGCCGGCAGGCCTCGGCGATGACCCAGTCACCGATCGCGACGACCAGCCCCGCCTCCTCGGCGATCGGAATAAAAGTCGCGGGCGAGATGGGGCCGCGCTGGGCATCCGTCCAGCGCACAAGGCCTTCGAGACCCACGATCTGGCCCGTTGGGATATCGATGATGGGCTGGTAGTGGAGTCGGAGCTCGTTGTTGTCGATCGCTCGGCGAAGCCGTTCCTGCAACTCCAGCCGTTCGAGAACCTCGTCTTTCATCGAGTCGGTGTAGAGACGAACGGTCTTTCCGCCGGCCCTCTTGGCGTGTCTCATGGCCGTTTCCGCGCATTGAAGAACGGCCTCGCCTTCGCCCCTCGAGGCGAAGGCCATTCCAACGCTCGCGGAGACGAAGACATCGCGCCCGATTACGCTGTAGGGAGCCATCACGGCGGCCAACAGGTCATCGGCCAGGCGCCTCACCTGCGAGCGGTCACCGACCTGATCGAGCAGAATCGCGAACTCGTCGGCGTGGATTCGAGCCAAGGCCCCTTGAATACCGCTGCCGTACTCGTCGGGCTGTCCTATCTTCTGCTGCAGCGCGGACCGGAGTCGTCCCGCGATGGCTCTGAGCAGCAGGTCGCCGCTGTCCCGGCCCAGGGAGTCGTTGAACTCCTTGAAACTGTCGATATCGATGAACAAGACCGCCATCTCTCCGGAGCGGTTGTGGGTCTGAGCCACGGCGAGAGCGACGATCTCCGTGAACGTGGCGCGGTTCGGCAAGCCCGTGAGCTGGTCGAAGTTTCGGAGCTTGAGCGCTTCGGTGCTGGCCGAGCGAGCGGCGTCCTGTGCTTGTTCCAGGGACTGTTGATACTCGTGCAGCTCGGCGACCGAGCGGCCGACCACCACGGCTTGCCGGAGCCGGTGGGGAAGGACCAGCCAGTTGATCGGCTTGGGTAGAAACTCCGAGAAAGGGTCCTTGTAGACACTGGTGATCAGGCCCGGGTCGAAGAGGTCCGACATCACGAAGATCGGGGTGGCGTGGCAGTTCGGGAGCTTGCGAAGCTCGCTGCGCAGCGAGACCGCGTCGGCGTCCTCGACCAGAAGGTCGAGTAGGACGGCATCGGGAGGGCTGGTGGCGGCGTCCTGCGCGGCCGTGGTGCCTCTGGAGGTCGCGAAGACGCGAAAGCCGGAATCGCTGAGAGCCGGTACCGCCAGCGCTTGCAGGACCTGGTCGGCCGTGATCAGCAGGATCTTCGGTTCAGCTGAGGTACTCCGAGCCATGCTTCAATCCCACGCGTCCGCTCCGCCTGGAGCCAGCTCGGGCATTCTGTGATGTGACCCGCTGATGCAGCTGTGAAAACTCAACACCGGTAAAGGAGAGAGGCGCGCGCGGCGTTCTTGTATACTCCGTTGCGGTTTCTGTTACAGAGAGCTTCCGGTTGGGTCGAGCGACCGATCGGCGTATGGGTTTCCCAAGGAAGGGGGCAAGTCAGGTGGTTCGTAGATTTCTCACAGCTATGGTCCTTCTTACCGCTTTCGGTGCGCCGGCCTCGGCCGAACTATGTACCATCGACGCCGTTCCGGCCGCCACGATTCTGGTGCCCTATTTCGAGGTGGACTTCCGGAACTTCGGCAAGAGCAAGTTCGAGAGAACCCGGGTCACTCTGATCAACACAGCGCCGGAGCCGACACTCGCCCACGTGATCCTGTGGAGCGATCTCTCGGCACCGACCTTCAACTTCGATATCTTTCTAACCGGTTTCGACGTCCAGGAGTTCGACGTCGACCTGCTGTTCACCAACGGGGTTCTGCCGATACCCGAGATACCGAACGTACTCGGCTTCGACAGCAGCGAGTGCACGAGGTGTACGGATGGGGAGGGCTGCGTCAATTTCAGCCCCTCGAACGATTTCACGCTCGCCGACCTGCGCAACGCGCATCTCGGAAACCCGGTCGACTTCCACAACGGCCAGTGCCAGGGCCGGAGGATCGGCAGCGGCAATGTCGCGCGCGGCTACATCACGATCGACGCGGTCAGCGCCTGCACCAGACTGTTCCCGGGAGACAGCGGCTATTTCGAGAACGGCGGCACCGGCATCGCGACCAACAACAACGTCCTCAAAGCGACGATCACGACCTACTCCAGCAAGTTCCTGCGCGAGGTTCCCGCGATTCACGTGGAGGCCGGCACCAGCGACGGGCTTTCGACCGACGGCAACTTCACCTTCTATGGCCGCTACGTCGACTTCGACGCCAGCGACAACCGCGAGTGCGGGGGGTACGCCTGGATGTTCCCGTTCAAGAGAGAGAACAAGTTCAAGACCGAAGCGATCGTCTGGCGGGACTCGGGCATGAGTCAGGGACCCTTCGACTGTAGCGAGGATCCGAGCTGGTTCCCGCTGGATACGACTCAGATCGTCGCCTTCAACGATCAGGAGGACTTCCGCGAGCTCGAGGGCTTTCCGTTCCCGGCTGAGACCCAGATCGTGGACGTCGGCAAGAATCCGCTCAATACCAGCCCATTCAAGACCGGCTGGGTCTTCGTGTCCCTCGCCGACGATTCCGGGGACGAGACCGTCGGCCACGGATACGTCAATGTCAGGCAGCGGTTCAAGAGCCGGGAGGGAGAAGCCTGGGCTCACCACACGGCGTCCATCTGCGGCGAGCAGGTGCCGGCGGCTCTGCGGGCGCGAGCCCGGGCCTCCCGAATGGGGAAGAGCAGCGCAGGGAACGGCATCGGCCAGAAAAGGAAGAAACTCGGTGACGTTGCGAACACCGCTCCTCGTCGCCGGTCTGAGTAGCCTCGCTTTCTTCGTTGCCGGCACCGGCGCCGGGGCAACCTGGGTCGAGACGGCCCGAGGCTTGCCTCGGCAGGGTCAGTGGCGCAACGGATTCGACCTGGCGGACCTGAACGGCGACGGTCGCTTGGACTTGGTGCACGGTCCCCCGCGCCGGCAGATGGGCGAGCCCAGGATCTTCATCGGCGAGCCGGGCGTGCGGTTCAGCCGTTGGCTCGGGGCTTCGTTTCCAGAGCTGCCATTCGACTATGGGGATGCCGCGGCGGCGGATTTCGATGGAGACGGGCACGCCGACCTGGCTCTCGGAATCCACCTGCGCGGCCTGGTCGTGCTCCTGGGCGACGGTCGGGGAAGCTTCTCGAAGCAAGCGAGCTTTCTTGCGGCGCAGCCTGGGGGGCCCGCATTCTCATCTCGCGCCCTCGCCGTGGCAGATCTCGATGGCGACGGCCGTCCGGACATCGTCGCGATCGGCGAAGGACCGCGGCTACGGGGAGGACCCGAGATGGAATCCTATGGCTTGCGGGTGCTTCTCAACCGGTCGCCCGGGGCCTGGGACTGGAGGCGCGTCGAGCCCGAGCGCGGCCGTCTCTTCGGAGACGACCTGGCTCTGGGTGACTTCGACGGAGACGGGCGTCCAGACATCGTGACCGCGAGCCACGTTCAGGGGCAACGCGGCGTTTTGTTCTGGGGAGCCGGGGACGGCACATTTGCGCCGGCCGAGCTCGAGGTGGCGAGACCGTCAAGCTACATCGACGCCGTGGCTGCGGCCGACTTCGACGGCGACGGCGACGACGACCTGGCCGTCGCATACACCGACCTCCAGACGCCGCGAGCAAGAGTCGGCGTCGATCTACTGCTGTCCACCGGAGATCGAACCTGGGCACGTCGCCAGCTGCTCTGGTCGGAATCTGCCCAGAGACCCACCGCCATGACGGCGGGGGATCCGGACGCCGATGGCGATTCGGATCTCATTGTCCTGAGCGAATCAGGGGCCCTTCGAGCTTTCGTAAACGCGGCCGGAAGCCTCGAACCCGGTCCCGCACTGAGCTCAGAGGACGGTGGAAATGGGTGTCGTGGCTACCATGTCCAGCTAGCGGATCTGGACGGCGATGGCCGTGACGGGGTTCTGGCCGGATTCGCCGACGAAGGCTGCCCCGGGGGAGGCAGCTTAAGGGGCTGGAAGTGGTCTCAGGAAGCCGAGCGCGACCGCCAGCCTTGAAGTTTCAGGCCTCTTCTGCGAGGCTTTGCGGGTCACCCGCAGGCCGTTCGGCCGCGCGGCTCCACGAGCGGGAGTAACTCAGTGGCAGAGTCTCGGCCTTCCAAGCCGTTGGTCGCGGGTTCGATTCCCGTCTCCCGCTCCATTCTTTGAATAGTCAACCGACTCGATGGTTCAGGGCCGGGTTATCCTTCCCACCTCATGGGAGCAGGAACTGGCAATCGTGGTTTTCGGCTCCTGGCGCTTCTGATCGGGGTCATCGCCGGCCTCGGGGCGGGCGAGATCGGGCTGCGCCTCGCCACCGAGCCGGCACCCGAGATCGATGCCCTGACCGAGCTCGCGGCCAGGTTCGAGGCTCCTCCGCCCGCGGGCGATTGCCGCCAGCCAGCGCAACAGGCTCTGTTGCGCCATCTGGTCGACCCCAGCCTGCATCCGGACTTGATCTACGAGCTGCGTCCGGGCGTCGACACGTGCTTTGAAGGCGCCCGCGTGACGACCAACTCAAGGGGCGTGCGCGGCAGCTCCGAGCCGGCGTCACCCAAGCCCGAGGGCACCTTCCGGATGCTCGCGTTGGGCGACTCTCACGCCTTTGGCTGGGGAATCCCCGAAGCGGACACCGTTGCGGTGCAGCTTCAGAAGGCCCTGGCCGCGGCCGCTACCGTCGCCGTCGAAGTCGTCAACGCCGGCATTCCGGGTTACAGCGCCTACCAGGAGGCGGCCTGGCTCGAGACCTTCGGAGCGGACCTCGAGCCGGATTGTGTCGTCGTCCTGTTCGTGGCCAATGACATGGGCCTCCCGCACTTTCTGCTCCAGAGCCGGAAGCCAGGCTCCTCGGCGCTCTGGGATCTGGTGAAGCGGCTGACCGGCTCCAAGCGCTGGTTCACCTTTGCTCCGAACAGGCTCGCGACCTTCGTCAGCGACGTCGACA from bacterium encodes the following:
- a CDS encoding VCBS repeat-containing protein encodes the protein MTLRTPLLVAGLSSLAFFVAGTGAGATWVETARGLPRQGQWRNGFDLADLNGDGRLDLVHGPPRRQMGEPRIFIGEPGVRFSRWLGASFPELPFDYGDAAAADFDGDGHADLALGIHLRGLVVLLGDGRGSFSKQASFLAAQPGGPAFSSRALAVADLDGDGRPDIVAIGEGPRLRGGPEMESYGLRVLLNRSPGAWDWRRVEPERGRLFGDDLALGDFDGDGRPDIVTASHVQGQRGVLFWGAGDGTFAPAELEVARPSSYIDAVAAADFDGDGDDDLAVAYTDLQTPRARVGVDLLLSTGDRTWARRQLLWSESAQRPTAMTAGDPDADGDSDLIVLSESGALRAFVNAAGSLEPGPALSSEDGGNGCRGYHVQLADLDGDGRDGVLAGFADEGCPGGGSLRGWKWSQEAERDRQP
- a CDS encoding sigma-70 family RNA polymerase sigma factor — encoded protein: MTADPKTRATEIVSALSREDTPDRPSAEDLFPLVYDELRRLARRYMSWERSGHTLQPTALVHEAYLKLVDQTRVDWKGRTHFFGVGARVMRRLLVDHARQRLALKRGAGWANVTLTEVPERLRGGDVGPEQILDLDRALDRLAALDEREASVVTLRFFAGLTVGEVAQALGVSKRTVENDWRHAQAWLRLELVRGGEES
- a CDS encoding serine/threonine protein kinase — protein: MRASRGFARVKRLFLEASEREPENRSQYLDEACAGEPDLRREVEALLSFDRQPQPQELQRDLSSEVGPYRLLHKIGEGGMGEVWAAEQERPVRRRAAVKLIKWGMDTREVLARFESERQALALMNHPNIAAAYEAGATVEGRPFFAMEFVEGVPLNEYCDARRLSIRDRLELFVKVCDGLQHAHQKGVIHRDIKPSNILVAIEEGLPVPKIIDFGVAKATSQRLTERTLFTELGQWIGTPEYMSPEQAEITSIDIDTRSDVYSLGAVLYELLAGGQALDAAELRSAGFDEMRRHIREIEPPRPSTRVSSFGNVSREVAQRRDTDSRGLIRTLRGDLDWIVMKAMEKDRTRRYGSPSELAADIGRYLRSELVEASPPGTVYRMRKFIARHRAGVAAGAFIVVTLLAGVIGTALGLLRAQREAEASRKVAELLAGMFSDIDPAGQMGGFGSPILMLDRGAERIGRELTDEPVVQARLLQILGDGYRNMGRFQRSREALEASLRLRETHLEPSVPELGASLLSLGLLEYWDGNYSKAAALLERSAAVYQASLGGDDVAVAVARGFVGLPHWRLGDYEAARHAFEQSLNIYRTMEPEVSPWIAMTLHSYGILLMDLKDYEAARPMLERAIEIHQRALGPDHTTVGMMTVSLGRSYLENLRYDEARPLFERGLAIQERSLGRDHPWLASPLTMLATVDRRDGELEEARTKCERALGIIERFQGPEHPDLVWALVPYARILENAGEFAASREVLDRAVRIAETSHGKVHLDTARAVEGLGFHYYRLREYREALRHYRRAFSIREQVFGPRHPALAWNLYDQACILALSDDRPAALDSLRRAVDTGWANPRLFEDGDLDSLRDDPEFAAIADEVRSRLGRVER
- a CDS encoding EAL domain-containing protein, with protein sequence MARSTSAEPKILLITADQVLQALAVPALSDSGFRVFATSRGTTAAQDAATSPPDAVLLDLLVEDADAVSLRSELRKLPNCHATPIFVMSDLFDPGLITSVYKDPFSEFLPKPINWLVLPHRLRQAVVVGRSVAELHEYQQSLEQAQDAARSASTEALKLRNFDQLTGLPNRATFTEIVALAVAQTHNRSGEMAVLFIDIDSFKEFNDSLGRDSGDLLLRAIAGRLRSALQQKIGQPDEYGSGIQGALARIHADEFAILLDQVGDRSQVRRLADDLLAAVMAPYSVIGRDVFVSASVGMAFASRGEGEAVLQCAETAMRHAKRAGGKTVRLYTDSMKDEVLERLELQERLRRAIDNNELRLHYQPIIDIPTGQIVGLEGLVRWTDAQRGPISPATFIPIAEEAGLVVAIGDWVIAEACRQLAAWVGRGLPPLRMAVNVARAQIEEALCVEKMETILRETGIEPEYLELELSERGVFRNDPLTLEKLRRLEALGLTLAIDDFGTGQTTLAYLQSFPLDVLKIDQSFVSRIGEDPATEAIIRAIIAMSHELELRVVGEGVETKAQAETLRTLQCDELQGFLYYHPLPPREIEPLLRAQADAAAQRPAEDVPSSDGTEGPFSTAPSALAAATEEEIFRMAHVDFLTDLLNRYSFERALETTLARAQRFGHQVALLVLDLDQFKEVNDSHGHSAGDELLSTLARRLKAMVRQVDSLARLGGDEFALIHSEFKTLDGVATLAQRLGDEIAKPVSLGSRTVRVTASIGIAVYPPGDSSPKNFYRQADLALYKAKGEGGNCFHFHANEMDRQVQLKLQLGRDLEKAIDRDEMHLVYQPQFSLTNRMIVAVEALVRWSHPKRGLVPPSSFIPIAEDNGEIIRIGEWVLRQACTEARSWMETSGVEIPVSVNLSYVQFRLREFPKAVERVLRETQLPPRLLEFELNQRMLLRFENDLERLTRGLDSLGVGLCVDDFGTSPFSIEDLTHLPFSKLKVDGRHIQASDEDDGCPPLVKAVIALGKKLNLGIVAEAVETQAQLAALRDERCDFGQGHLFSRPMTSAQLSARLAADGAAQSEVEADVLPFPQFV